From Candidatus Doudnabacteria bacterium, a single genomic window includes:
- a CDS encoding IMP cyclohydrolase produces the protein MGGSVRRALISVSDKTGVPELGRALTAREWMIISTGGTKEALAVAKVPVVKIESITGVPEMLGGRVKTIHPKIAGGILARRDNPQDMKQLEEKLNMGAIDLVVVNLYPFLQTAAKPDAGYDDLIENIDIGGPTLLRAAAKNSRDVVVLVDPLDYPRFLFESDLPGGVRLEFRFEMMRKAFEHTAAYDAAIAQTMAEFVPVNGKLVRQPKMN, from the coding sequence ATGGGAGGATCAGTGCGACGCGCGCTCATCAGCGTTTCGGACAAGACCGGAGTGCCGGAGCTTGGCCGGGCGCTGACGGCCAGAGAATGGATGATCATCTCCACCGGCGGGACCAAGGAAGCACTGGCTGTTGCGAAAGTGCCGGTGGTCAAGATCGAATCCATCACTGGCGTGCCTGAAATGCTGGGTGGACGGGTAAAAACGATCCATCCCAAGATCGCAGGCGGCATTCTGGCCCGCCGCGATAATCCCCAGGACATGAAACAGCTGGAAGAAAAGCTCAACATGGGGGCGATCGACCTGGTCGTGGTGAACCTCTACCCGTTTTTGCAGACGGCGGCCAAGCCTGACGCCGGATACGACGATCTCATTGAGAATATCGACATCGGCGGTCCCACGCTCTTACGCGCGGCGGCCAAAAACTCCCGCGATGTCGTGGTTCTGGTCGATCCGTTGGATTATCCGAGGTTCTTGTTTGAAAGCGATCTGCCCGGTGGTGTGCGCTTGGAATTCCGGTTCGAGATGATGCGCAAGGCTTTTGAGCACACGGCGGCCTATGATGCGGCCATCGCCCAAACGATGGCCGAATTCGTACCCGTCAACGGCAAGCTCGTGCGCCAGCCTAAAATGAACTGA
- a CDS encoding NYN domain-containing protein, with translation MKAEQRVGVFVDVQNLYYTARNVYNARVNFTNILRDAVGERPLVKAIAYGIKADMPEEQKFFDALEKAGFEVRLKDLQSFYGGAKKGDWDVGIVMDIIKMNPKLDVVVLASGDGDFIPLLEYLQVLGQRVELVSFGKSTSTKMRDLVDSYLDLDTDPRKYLMPIRNNRGKR, from the coding sequence ATGAAAGCCGAGCAGAGAGTTGGAGTGTTTGTGGATGTGCAGAATCTTTATTATACGGCGCGAAATGTTTATAACGCGCGGGTGAATTTTACCAATATTTTAAGGGACGCAGTGGGCGAACGGCCCTTGGTCAAAGCGATCGCATACGGCATCAAGGCCGATATGCCTGAGGAGCAGAAATTTTTTGATGCTCTGGAAAAAGCCGGGTTTGAGGTCAGGCTGAAAGACCTGCAGAGTTTTTACGGCGGAGCGAAAAAAGGCGACTGGGATGTCGGGATAGTCATGGATATCATTAAAATGAACCCGAAACTGGATGTGGTGGTTTTGGCTTCCGGCGACGGCGACTTTATTCCGCTTCTGGAATACTTACAGGTTTTGGGTCAAAGAGTGGAATTGGTCTCGTTCGGCAAAAGCACTTCAACCAAGATGCGGGACCTTGTGGACAGTTATTTGGACCTGGATACTGACCCGCGCAAGTACCTGATGCCGATAAGGAATAACAGAGGTAAAAGATAG
- a CDS encoding DNA recombination protein RmuC: MNQSNLLLIVVIAGFAFLAYLQFRKKDEIKKEDDSLKVMMEWMKEIKQGTETTRVGMQKSIDETNKAINERLDNAGRVIAQLTKELGGVSQIGPDIRRLTETLTSPKLRGNFGEEILENLLTDVFPKELCKFQYRFKNGDVVDAALVVGDILIPIDSKFSMENYRLYKEAKTDEAADSLKKSFLKDVKRRIDEIHKKYILPQEGTLDYAFMFIPSEGVYMEVAEDMDAQAYARGKKVVIVGPNTLNINLRAILLSLKGQQISKAAQQVLAMINGIKQESDKFNRTLDTLANHVKNTNNTMGTVTDSYAKLKNQITNASNLQLDTKTEELPQASMDKLL; this comes from the coding sequence ATGAACCAATCAAATTTACTTCTAATCGTGGTTATTGCCGGATTTGCCTTCCTGGCATATTTGCAATTCCGGAAAAAAGACGAAATAAAGAAAGAGGACGACTCGCTGAAGGTCATGATGGAATGGATGAAGGAAATAAAGCAGGGAACCGAAACGACCCGCGTCGGCATGCAAAAAAGCATTGATGAAACGAACAAAGCGATCAATGAACGGCTGGATAATGCGGGCCGAGTGATCGCCCAGCTGACCAAGGAACTGGGCGGAGTGTCGCAGATAGGGCCGGACATCCGCAGGTTGACGGAAACTTTAACTTCGCCCAAGCTGCGCGGCAACTTTGGCGAAGAAATTTTGGAAAATCTTCTGACCGATGTTTTCCCGAAAGAACTGTGCAAATTCCAGTATCGGTTCAAGAACGGCGATGTCGTGGACGCAGCCCTGGTGGTCGGGGATATTCTCATCCCGATCGACAGCAAGTTTTCCATGGAGAATTATAGGCTTTACAAAGAGGCCAAGACAGACGAAGCGGCGGATAGCCTGAAAAAATCATTCCTGAAAGATGTAAAAAGGCGCATTGATGAAATTCATAAAAAATACATCCTGCCCCAGGAAGGCACTTTGGACTATGCTTTTATGTTCATTCCGAGCGAGGGAGTATATATGGAGGTGGCGGAAGATATGGATGCCCAGGCTTATGCGCGAGGCAAAAAAGTCGTGATCGTGGGCCCGAATACTTTGAACATAAATTTGCGGGCCATCCTTTTGTCGCTGAAAGGCCAGCAGATCAGCAAGGCAGCCCAGCAGGTTTTGGCCATGATCAACGGCATCAAGCAGGAGAGCGATAAATTTAATAGGACCCTGGACACGCTTGCCAATCATGTGAAAAACACCAATAATACCATGGGCACCGTGACTGACAGCTATGCTAAGTTGAAAAACCAGATTACGAACGCTTCCAATCTGCAGTTAGATACAAAGACGGAAGAATTGCCCCAAGCAAGCATGGATAAACTTTTATAA
- a CDS encoding SDR family oxidoreductase, giving the protein MQIKDKVIIITGASQGIGLATAKILSQAGAKVVLAARSADKLQKLQAELSGSLAVPSDLRKLKDIKNLAAKTIEKFGRVDILINNAGQGIYGNLENINVDDFRQVMELNIFAVVEMMQAVIPLMRKQGGGMIVNVSSGLSRMFIPGLSAYASTKHALNALTFTARAELAEDKIIVSAILPKMTATDFGANSVGQRPDFTKRPGGMPSVDQPEDVAAKIVELINSEAQEIVL; this is encoded by the coding sequence ATGCAAATAAAAGACAAAGTCATTATTATTACGGGTGCTTCGCAAGGGATCGGTTTGGCCACGGCAAAGATCCTAAGCCAGGCAGGAGCCAAAGTTGTTCTGGCGGCTCGTTCTGCAGATAAACTTCAGAAACTCCAGGCGGAACTGTCTGGTTCTTTGGCAGTACCTTCGGATTTGCGCAAACTCAAGGACATTAAAAACTTAGCGGCAAAAACAATCGAGAAATTTGGCCGGGTTGATATTTTGATTAATAACGCGGGACAGGGGATTTACGGTAATTTAGAAAACATCAATGTAGATGACTTCCGGCAGGTCATGGAATTAAATATTTTTGCGGTAGTCGAAATGATGCAGGCTGTGATACCGCTGATGCGCAAGCAAGGCGGCGGGATGATTGTAAATGTCAGCTCCGGCCTCTCACGAATGTTTATTCCCGGTCTTTCAGCATATGCCTCCACCAAACACGCGCTGAATGCCCTGACTTTCACCGCCCGCGCCGAACTGGCGGAGGATAAAATTATTGTCAGCGCGATTCTGCCGAAAATGACTGCGACGGATTTTGGCGCCAATTCCGTAGGCCAAAGACCTGATTTCACCAAGCGCCCCGGCGGCATGCCTTCGGTGGATCAACCCGAGGATGTAGCCGCGAAAATCGTTGAACTTATTAATTCGGAGGCGCAGGAAATAGTTTTATGA
- a CDS encoding CCA tRNA nucleotidyltransferase, whose product MKISFKLRNELDKAGLKVVKFLHANNFQAFWVGGIVRNIMLKRESDNVDIATDALPDEIEKTLQATGIKTKPVGKQFGSILAIVDSFPIEITTFRSEGRYSDKRHPDQVQFIREYLDDAKRRDFTINALYFDPVKKELYDPANGLKDLKGKILRFVGDPKKRIDEDALRMLRGVRLATQLGFKLEKNSFAAVKTRAKYIQEISGERVKAELDKILLSENRVEGLRLLDKSGLLRFIIPQFEKLKTVQHRSKLHHLEGDVLTHTNRALELLPDNSPTELIYATLFHDTGKIIKPTKVFKDNETRFSFIGHIDLSKEIFDKFALKFRFPSKQANLTSWLIKHHDDRSPFKSWNESQQLKYLMVPNIELLLELWRVDSLANTRSIRGKLLNQVSSAYTIGKKLFGLVASKQAIIDKLARGGLIMKYTKLKPGIEVGQKIEDVKIQIVLGKIKNEKELRAYLK is encoded by the coding sequence ATGAAAATCAGTTTCAAATTAAGAAATGAATTAGATAAAGCAGGCCTGAAAGTTGTAAAGTTCCTCCACGCAAACAACTTTCAGGCCTTTTGGGTTGGAGGAATTGTCCGCAATATTATGCTGAAGCGCGAAAGTGATAATGTTGATATTGCCACTGACGCTCTGCCGGATGAGATCGAAAAAACGCTTCAAGCGACAGGCATAAAAACTAAACCTGTCGGCAAACAATTCGGTTCGATTTTAGCAATTGTTGACTCGTTTCCTATTGAGATCACAACATTCCGCTCCGAAGGGCGGTATTCCGATAAACGCCACCCTGACCAGGTGCAATTTATCCGGGAATATTTGGATGATGCAAAAAGGCGGGATTTTACCATCAATGCTTTATATTTTGACCCGGTCAAAAAAGAGCTTTATGATCCGGCAAACGGATTGAAGGATTTGAAAGGCAAAATATTGCGATTTGTGGGTGATCCCAAGAAACGCATTGACGAAGATGCTTTGCGCATGCTTCGTGGGGTCAGATTGGCAACTCAGCTTGGCTTCAAACTGGAAAAAAATTCGTTCGCCGCGGTCAAAACGCGGGCTAAATATATCCAGGAAATATCGGGTGAGCGGGTAAAAGCGGAATTGGATAAAATTTTGCTTTCAGAGAACCGAGTCGAAGGGCTGAGATTGTTGGATAAAAGCGGGTTGCTGAGATTTATTATCCCGCAATTTGAAAAACTGAAAACTGTTCAGCACAGATCCAAGCTCCATCATTTGGAAGGAGATGTGCTTACGCATACGAATAGAGCATTGGAGCTCTTGCCGGACAATAGCCCGACCGAGCTTATTTACGCAACGCTATTCCATGATACGGGAAAAATCATCAAGCCGACGAAAGTGTTTAAAGATAATGAAACAAGGTTTTCTTTTATCGGGCATATTGATTTATCTAAAGAAATTTTTGATAAATTTGCGTTGAAATTCAGGTTTCCAAGCAAACAAGCGAATTTGACCAGCTGGCTTATTAAGCATCACGATGACAGATCCCCGTTTAAAAGTTGGAATGAGAGTCAGCAGCTTAAATATTTGATGGTTCCGAACATTGAGTTGCTTTTGGAATTGTGGCGGGTAGACTCTCTGGCAAATACGCGTTCGATCAGAGGCAAGCTTTTGAATCAAGTTTCGTCAGCTTATACAATTGGTAAGAAACTTTTTGGTCTTGTCGCAAGCAAGCAAGCAATAATAGATAAGCTGGCTCGGGGAGGTTTGATCATGAAATACACCAAGCTTAAGCCCGGTATTGAGGTTGGACAAAAAATTGAAGATGTAAAAATCCAAATTGTCTTAGGCAAAATAAAGAATGAGAAGGAACTTCGCGCCTATTTGAAATGA
- the atpC gene encoding ATP synthase F1 subunit epsilon: MKFKIATPERIMLETEVESLTLPTTMGEITILPHHIPLVANLAAGEIRYRSGGKENFFVVSGGVIEVKNGNEVVVLADTAEFGPEIDIQRAEQAREAAKKLMQKTVRDETAFAGAAAELSKNSARLRVARKHRTHTHQNLESGVLKE, translated from the coding sequence ATGAAATTCAAAATAGCCACACCAGAGCGCATCATGCTGGAAACCGAGGTTGAGTCTTTAACTTTGCCTACAACCATGGGAGAGATCACGATCCTGCCTCATCATATTCCTTTGGTGGCGAATTTGGCCGCAGGCGAGATCCGATACAGATCCGGGGGCAAAGAGAATTTTTTCGTGGTCTCCGGGGGCGTGATAGAGGTCAAGAACGGCAACGAGGTCGTGGTTTTGGCTGACACTGCGGAGTTTGGCCCGGAAATAGATATTCAAAGAGCGGAACAGGCAAGAGAAGCGGCCAAAAAATTGATGCAGAAAACCGTTAGAGATGAAACAGCATTTGCGGGAGCAGCGGCCGAGCTCTCAAAAAACAGCGCGCGCCTGCGCGTGGCCAGAAAGCACCGCACGCATACGCATCAGAATCTGGAATCAGGAGTACTGAAAGAATAA
- the atpD gene encoding F0F1 ATP synthase subunit beta, giving the protein MSKGKVTQVTGAVVDVQFERDLPAIRNALTVLNENKTLVLEVAQHIGAGQVRTIAMGATDGLQRNLEVTDTGAPITVGVGKETLGRMFNALGEPIDGKEAIKSKTNYPIHRQAPEFAKQSTKAELLETGIKVIDLIAPIVKGGKVGLFGGAGVGKTVIITELIRNIAAEHGGVSVFAGVGERSREGNDLYYEMKESGVLAKTSLVFGQMNEPPGIRARVGLTGVTMAEYFRDVEKQDVLLFIDNIFRFTQAGSEVSTLLGRIPSAVGYQPTLATDMGALQERITSTTDGSITSIQAVYVPADDVTDPAPATTFGHLDSTVQLSRALTEIGIYPAVDPLDSTSTVLDPNIVGKEHYDVARGVQKVLQKYKDLQDIIAILGIEELSDDDKLTVNRARKIQQFLSQPFFVAETFTGRSGKYVPLKDTIRSFREILDGKHDAKEDGSFYMKGSIDEV; this is encoded by the coding sequence GTGTCAAAAGGAAAAGTTACACAAGTTACGGGCGCGGTTGTGGATGTGCAGTTTGAGCGCGACCTGCCGGCTATTCGCAATGCATTAACAGTTCTAAATGAAAATAAGACTTTGGTTCTGGAAGTCGCGCAGCACATTGGAGCCGGCCAGGTCCGGACGATCGCCATGGGCGCAACCGACGGGCTGCAAAGAAATCTGGAAGTCACGGACACGGGCGCGCCGATCACTGTCGGGGTCGGCAAGGAGACGTTGGGCCGCATGTTCAACGCGCTTGGCGAGCCGATCGACGGCAAGGAAGCCATAAAAAGCAAAACCAATTATCCGATCCACAGACAGGCTCCGGAATTTGCCAAACAATCCACAAAAGCCGAGCTTTTGGAAACCGGGATCAAAGTTATTGACCTGATCGCGCCGATAGTTAAGGGAGGCAAAGTCGGCTTATTCGGAGGCGCAGGGGTCGGCAAAACAGTCATTATCACCGAGCTTATCCGGAACATTGCGGCGGAGCACGGCGGCGTTTCGGTTTTCGCCGGCGTCGGCGAACGGTCGCGCGAAGGAAACGATCTTTATTATGAGATGAAGGAGTCGGGTGTCTTGGCGAAAACTTCCCTGGTCTTCGGCCAGATGAACGAACCGCCGGGCATTCGCGCGCGCGTAGGCCTAACCGGCGTTACCATGGCGGAATATTTCCGCGACGTGGAAAAACAGGATGTGCTTTTGTTCATAGACAATATTTTTCGCTTTACCCAAGCAGGCTCCGAAGTATCCACTCTGCTTGGCCGTATTCCTTCGGCTGTAGGATATCAGCCGACCTTGGCCACTGACATGGGCGCTTTGCAGGAGCGCATCACTTCCACGACCGACGGCTCCATCACCTCTATCCAGGCGGTGTACGTGCCGGCTGATGACGTGACCGACCCGGCTCCCGCCACAACTTTCGGCCATCTGGATTCCACTGTACAGCTGTCCCGCGCCCTGACCGAGATCGGAATTTACCCGGCTGTGGATCCGCTGGATTCAACTTCAACCGTGCTTGACCCGAACATTGTCGGCAAAGAGCACTATGATGTTGCCCGCGGTGTGCAAAAAGTTCTGCAGAAGTATAAGGATCTGCAGGACATCATTGCCATTTTGGGTATAGAAGAACTGTCTGATGACGATAAACTTACGGTCAATCGCGCGCGCAAGATCCAGCAATTTTTATCCCAGCCGTTCTTCGTAGCCGAAACATTCACCGGCAGATCGGGAAAATACGTGCCTCTGAAAGACACGATCCGAAGCTTCCGCGAAATTCTTGACGGCAAACACGATGCCAAAGAAGACGGCTCATTCTATATGAAAGGTTCAATTGATGAAGTTTAA